In the Oncorhynchus keta strain PuntledgeMale-10-30-2019 chromosome 32, Oket_V2, whole genome shotgun sequence genome, AAAAATCACTGGAGGACGTCATGAACAATTCATATAGTACAACAAGTGTAGAATGCCCTTTTAAAAATCACACGAGATCAACAACCCTGTTTTATAAGATAGTACTCACTGTATTTACTGGTGTTAATCAGATCTCCAGTCTTCTCTTCTTCGTCCTCCTCTAATGTGACAGTAATCTCCCCCTCTTCATCCTTCATTAAAAAAACTTCTTCATCTTCTTTCACTGTGACAGTAACCTCCTCCACTCCAAAAACTgcatcctcctcttcttttactgtaaaatcctcctctttcactctgaacgcgtcttcctcttctttcactgaaacgtctttctcttcttctttcacggtaacagcctcaccctctacttgtttttgtattgtaacagcctcttcttcttcctcctctttgacgagagcttctttctccgtccagcagacctctTCTTTATCAGGAGAGTAGCTTAGTGAGCTCATGGTCGGAGATAaaagctagttagcattagcgaCTAGACTAGTGCTAACTTAACCAGCCAGCTAGTTGACTTACAACGTATATATGCAATTCAAATGGGGTAGCTAGTTGTTTCTACATAAGTATGTTTAAATCATAGTGGCAAATAAACCACGAAATTGTCTAAAGAACTTGAATGTTCCGACTTTGTTGGCTAGCGAGCTATCGAGGTGGCTGCAGTTGTTGAAGAAGCGTTCCGTCCACTAGAATATACGTCACACTAGAAACATCGCCTGAAAGACACATATCGCCATCTGCTGTCTGGAGGGAGTAAACGCAGTTTCATTGAATTATAATATTATAAAGCAGTTTAGGGAAAcgatttttttctctccattaaATATGAATATTATATCAACACGTACAAAGAGCAACAAGTGGTGTATTAAGTCAGATGTTTTATGAGAATTTAAAACAAACTCTACATCTACTCCACATCTGTATTCCTGATTCAGTCAAATAACTAGATATCACAATGAGCACCTAGTTATTgatacccttgataaagatgagcaaaaataactgtataaaataaataaactttACCCACTACCAGGATAGTTTAGCCCAGAAACCTTCTTCTAGCAAGACACCAACACCCACGAAGAAACGGTTAATTGGGCACAAAATCAACGGCCATCTCAGTCTTCAGACTTGAACTCCATTGAAAACCTGTAGTTTGAATTGAACAGGACAGTCCATAAGAACAGACAAAAGAAATCAAGGACCTGgagagattctgtatggaggaatggtcccACCAAATGTGTTCTCtcatctcataaaacatttcagTGTTGCTATCCTCCTAAGACGAGGGTGCTTCCTTTTGGGAAATACATGTTAAACTATATCTCTTTCGCTGAGCAATTAGTATGAAATTATATAATTTCCCTTATTTTgttggtgtaacaatacatcatgtagatgtatataatgaacagactaggtctatactgctcctacatggtttAACAATACataatgtagatgtatataatgaacaaaCAAGGTCTGTACATGACATATTATCTCCCAACCATACACAATGCTGGCTGAGGTATGAGTAAAACATAAAATAGTATTTCCTAACCATTCACAATGTTGGCTGAGGTACCAGTAAAATGTGACATATTATTTCCTAACCATTCAAAATGCTGGCTAAGGTACGAGTACAACATGACGTTCTTAACCATTCGCAATGCTGGCTGAGGTAAAAATACCCCAGATATGAAATGTCAAGGCTTTAGTTCAGTGGGCTACTCCATTGTTGATGAAAGCAGGGGAAGCTACTCCATTGTCGATGAAAGCAGGGGAAGCTACTCCATTGTTGATGAAGGCAGGGGAAGCTACTCCATTGTTGATGAAAGCGGGGGAAGCTACTCCATTGTTGATGAAAGCGGGGGAAGCTACTCCATTGTTGATGAAGGCAGGGGAAGCTACTCCATTGTTGATGAAAGCGGGGGAAGCTACTCCATTGTTGATGAAAGCGGGGGAAGCTACTCCATTGTTGATGTAAGCGGGGGAAGCTACTCCATTGTTGATGAAAGCAGGGGAAGCTACTCCATTGTTGATGAAAGCGGGGGAAGCTACTCCATTGTTGGTGAAAGCGGGGGAAGCTACTCCATTGTTGATG is a window encoding:
- the LOC118365749 gene encoding cilia- and flagella-associated protein 251-like isoform X3 codes for the protein MSSLSYSPDKEEVCWTEKEALVKEEEEEEAVTIQKQVEGEAVTVKEEEKDVSVKEEEDAFRVKEEDFTVKEEEDAVFGVEEVTVTVKEDEEVFLMKDEEGEITVTLEEDEEEKTGDLINTSKYRERPDSPPDRRKSPSGETDPETPKAERDQTLTLTAERVLQRNQTRRCPNQRDDTTAPTVEIVLPDYYT